In the Leifsonia sp. 466MF genome, one interval contains:
- a CDS encoding ATP-binding cassette domain-containing protein: MESAIVDEERSSRRPVLSLRGVSKGFGAVQALTDIHLDVYPGEVVALVGDNGAGKSTLVKILAGVHPQDAGTIEFDGQEVNIPSPAASRQLGIATVFQDLALCDNLDVVSNLFLGREISKGTLDEEEMEKRSWSLLRQLSARIPSVRIAVASLSGGQRQTVAIARSLIGDPRVVILDEPTAALGVAQTAEVLNLIERLRERGLGVILISHNMADVQAVADRVAVLRLGRNNGDFRVPEVSYEEIISAITGATDNVVVRRAERLMEAEESTERSPEA, from the coding sequence ATGGAATCCGCGATCGTGGACGAGGAGCGGTCCTCCCGCCGTCCCGTCCTCTCCCTGCGGGGGGTCTCGAAAGGGTTCGGCGCCGTCCAAGCGCTCACCGACATCCACCTCGACGTCTACCCTGGGGAGGTCGTCGCCCTGGTCGGCGACAACGGCGCCGGCAAGTCGACGCTCGTCAAGATCCTCGCCGGCGTCCACCCGCAGGATGCGGGGACGATCGAGTTCGACGGCCAGGAGGTGAACATCCCCTCGCCCGCCGCCTCCCGGCAGCTCGGCATCGCCACCGTCTTCCAGGACCTCGCCCTGTGCGACAACCTCGACGTGGTCTCCAACCTCTTCCTGGGCCGCGAGATCAGCAAGGGAACGCTCGACGAGGAGGAGATGGAGAAGCGGTCGTGGAGCCTGCTCCGGCAGCTGTCGGCCCGCATCCCCTCGGTCCGCATCGCCGTCGCGTCGCTCTCCGGCGGACAGCGGCAGACCGTCGCGATCGCCCGGTCGCTGATCGGCGACCCCCGCGTCGTCATCCTCGACGAGCCGACCGCCGCCCTGGGCGTCGCGCAGACCGCCGAAGTGCTCAACCTCATCGAGCGGCTGCGCGAGCGCGGACTCGGCGTCATCCTGATCAGCCACAACATGGCCGACGTGCAGGCCGTCGCCGACCGCGTCGCGGTGCTGCGTCTCGGCCGCAACAACGGCGACTTCCGCGTGCCGGAGGTCAGCTACGAGGAGATCATCTCCGCCATCACCGGCGCGACCGACAACGTCGTGGTGCGTCGCGCCGAGCGGCTCATGGAGGCCGAAGAATCCACCGAACGGAGCCCGGAAGCATGA
- a CDS encoding DUF1304 domain-containing protein translates to MAIIGSVLIAAAALVHLVFFAMQSVLWSAPGVWSRFGVGSQHDADVVRPVAYSQGFYNLFLAGGALVGLVLYWTTLHDVGFGLIFFCGVCMVLASLVLLTIGRRFWVAALLQGGIPLVGLILFVVAENA, encoded by the coding sequence ATGGCGATCATCGGGAGCGTCCTCATCGCCGCGGCGGCGCTCGTGCACCTCGTGTTCTTCGCGATGCAGAGCGTGCTCTGGTCGGCGCCCGGCGTGTGGAGCCGGTTCGGTGTCGGCTCCCAGCACGACGCGGACGTCGTGCGACCGGTCGCCTACAGCCAGGGCTTCTACAACCTGTTCCTCGCCGGAGGAGCGCTCGTCGGGCTCGTGCTCTACTGGACGACGCTCCACGACGTCGGCTTCGGCCTCATCTTCTTCTGCGGCGTCTGCATGGTGCTCGCGTCGCTGGTGCTGCTCACCATCGGCCGGAGGTTCTGGGTGGCCGCGCTGCTGCAGGGCGGGATCCCGCTGGTCGGGCTGATCCTGTTCGTGGTCGCCGAGAACGCCTGA
- the hemL gene encoding glutamate-1-semialdehyde 2,1-aminomutase: MAAMNDENEQQFERAQRVIPGGVNSPVRAFRSVGGTPRFLVSASGPYVTDADGREYVDLVASWGPAILGHAHPAVVDAVQQAAARGLSFGASTPAETELAEAVIARVPFIEKLRLVSTGTEATMSAIRLARGFTGRPLLIKFAGHYHGHSDSLLAEAGSGLATLALPGSAGVTEATAAQTIVLPYNDLDAVRAVFEAQGPDIAAVITEAAAANMGVVPPDAGFNAALTDLAHEFGALLILDEVLTGFRVSDAGFWGLDRGYTPDLVTFGKVIGGGMPLAALGGRAELMDFLAPAGPVYQAGTLSGNPVAVAAGLATLANADEAVYDRLDTVAETVSSEVSDALSAAGVAHRVQHAGNLFSVVFGDFDRAPRTYAEVQRQEAYRYRAFFHAMLDQGVSLPPSVFEAWFVTAAHDAAAADRILNALPAAARAAAAATPTPTT; encoded by the coding sequence GTGGCTGCGATGAACGACGAGAACGAACAGCAGTTCGAGCGGGCGCAGCGCGTCATCCCGGGCGGTGTGAACTCGCCGGTGCGCGCGTTCCGCTCGGTCGGCGGAACCCCGCGCTTCCTGGTGTCGGCTTCCGGCCCGTACGTCACCGACGCGGACGGCCGCGAGTACGTCGACCTGGTCGCGTCGTGGGGTCCGGCGATCCTCGGCCACGCGCATCCCGCCGTCGTGGATGCGGTGCAGCAGGCGGCAGCGCGCGGCCTGTCCTTCGGGGCGTCGACTCCCGCCGAGACCGAGCTCGCCGAGGCCGTGATCGCCCGTGTCCCGTTCATCGAGAAGCTGCGGCTCGTCTCCACCGGTACCGAGGCGACGATGAGCGCCATCCGCCTCGCGCGCGGATTCACCGGCCGGCCGCTGCTGATCAAGTTCGCCGGACACTATCACGGCCACTCGGACAGCCTTCTGGCCGAGGCCGGCTCGGGTCTCGCGACCCTCGCGCTCCCCGGCTCTGCCGGCGTGACCGAGGCGACGGCAGCCCAGACGATCGTGCTCCCGTACAACGATCTGGATGCGGTGCGCGCGGTCTTCGAGGCGCAAGGCCCCGACATCGCCGCCGTCATCACCGAGGCCGCCGCCGCCAACATGGGCGTCGTCCCGCCGGATGCCGGCTTCAACGCCGCACTGACCGACCTCGCGCACGAGTTCGGCGCCTTGCTCATCCTCGACGAGGTGCTGACCGGTTTCCGCGTCAGCGACGCCGGCTTCTGGGGACTCGACCGCGGCTACACGCCCGACCTGGTGACCTTCGGGAAGGTCATCGGCGGCGGGATGCCGCTGGCGGCCCTCGGCGGACGCGCCGAGCTCATGGACTTCCTCGCGCCGGCCGGTCCGGTGTACCAGGCGGGAACGCTCTCCGGGAACCCGGTCGCGGTCGCCGCCGGTCTCGCCACGCTGGCGAACGCTGACGAGGCCGTCTACGACCGCCTCGACACGGTCGCGGAGACAGTGTCGTCGGAGGTCTCGGATGCGCTCTCGGCCGCCGGAGTCGCCCACCGGGTGCAGCACGCGGGCAACCTGTTCAGCGTCGTCTTCGGCGACTTCGACCGGGCTCCGCGGACGTACGCCGAGGTGCAGCGGCAGGAGGCATACCGCTACCGTGCGTTCTTCCACGCGATGCTCGACCAGGGCGTCTCGCTGCCGCCGAGCGTCTTCGAGGCGTGGTTCGTCACCGCCGCGCACGACGCGGCAGCTGCCGACCGCATCCTGAACGCCCTCCCCGCCGCCGCCCGCGCAGCGGCCGCCGCCACCCCCACCCCCACCACCTGA
- a CDS encoding FAD-dependent oxidoreductase, whose amino-acid sequence METLNTTCVIAGGGPAGMMLGLILARNGVDVVVLEKHADFFRDFRGDTIHPSTIGVLGELGLRERFLGLPHTSVRALDVVVNGNRLHPIDFSRLAPPDDFLVLAPQWDFLNFLAEDARRHPNFRLLMQTEATELIWEEDAVRGVVAHGPDGDLEIRARLTVSADGRASELRVQAGLRPRRFGVPIDVLWFRIPKPDDLPAHTLAYVGGGGMVVTIERHDYVQVGLIIPKGGYGELHAGGLDAFRRAVIDAAPHLRETLETITDWDEVKLLSVQIDRLPRWYRRGFLAIGDAAHAMSPAFGVGVNYAVQDAVATANALTATLRELGPVAASASAAASGPSAEVDSAEVDLRLLDGIQRRRMPAVAGMQRIQLAAHRTISRPEGVRLLPESMPAVLRAALAVATPGMQAVSSRLIGRGLRPESVSPELR is encoded by the coding sequence ATGGAGACGTTGAACACGACGTGCGTCATCGCCGGGGGCGGGCCGGCCGGGATGATGCTGGGCTTGATCCTGGCGCGCAACGGAGTCGACGTGGTGGTGCTCGAGAAGCACGCCGACTTCTTCCGCGACTTCCGCGGGGACACCATCCACCCGTCGACCATCGGGGTGCTCGGCGAACTGGGGCTGCGCGAGCGCTTCCTCGGCCTCCCGCACACCAGCGTCCGAGCCCTGGACGTGGTGGTGAACGGCAACCGCCTCCACCCGATCGACTTCAGTCGGCTCGCTCCGCCGGACGACTTCCTCGTGCTCGCGCCGCAGTGGGACTTCCTGAACTTCCTCGCCGAGGACGCCCGCCGCCATCCGAACTTCCGGTTGCTGATGCAGACGGAGGCGACGGAGCTGATCTGGGAGGAGGATGCGGTCCGCGGCGTGGTCGCGCACGGCCCGGACGGCGACCTCGAGATCCGCGCCCGGTTGACCGTCTCGGCGGACGGCCGCGCCTCCGAGCTGCGGGTGCAGGCGGGCCTTCGCCCCCGGCGCTTCGGGGTGCCGATCGACGTGCTGTGGTTCCGCATCCCGAAGCCGGACGACCTCCCCGCGCACACGCTGGCGTACGTCGGAGGAGGCGGCATGGTCGTCACGATCGAGCGTCACGACTACGTCCAGGTCGGGCTGATCATTCCGAAGGGCGGATACGGAGAGTTGCACGCCGGCGGGCTCGACGCTTTCCGTCGAGCGGTGATCGACGCGGCGCCGCACCTGCGGGAGACGCTCGAGACGATCACCGACTGGGATGAGGTGAAGCTGCTGAGCGTGCAGATCGACCGGCTTCCGCGCTGGTACAGGCGGGGGTTCCTGGCGATCGGGGATGCCGCCCACGCGATGTCGCCGGCGTTCGGCGTCGGCGTCAACTATGCGGTTCAGGATGCGGTCGCAACGGCCAACGCGCTGACGGCGACGCTGCGTGAACTGGGGCCGGTGGCGGCGAGCGCTTCCGCGGCAGCGAGCGGCCCCTCGGCCGAGGTCGACTCCGCCGAGGTCGATCTGCGGCTGCTCGACGGCATCCAGCGGCGGCGGATGCCCGCGGTCGCGGGGATGCAGCGCATCCAGCTCGCCGCTCATCGGACGATCTCGCGGCCCGAGGGCGTGCGGCTGCTCCCGGAGTCGATGCCCGCGGTGCTGCGCGCGGCGCTCGCCGTGGCGACGCCCGGCATGCAGGCGGTCAGCTCCCGCCTGATCGGGCGCGGGCTCCGGCCGGAGTCGGTCTCGCCGGAGCTGCGCTGA
- a CDS encoding ABC transporter substrate-binding protein gives MKIATKRAVIASAAILLTAVTLTACSNGSGNGSGGGSTGDAANAQIGLLLPDSVTARYEAADKPFFEAKVKELCSGCKVLYANADGDASKQQQQAESMLTQGVKVLVLDPFDGEAAASIVGEAKAKNVPVISYDRLINSPDSDYYISFDNEKVGQLQGQALVDKLKKDGVPSGSGILMVNGSPTDNNATLFKKGAHSVIDSSGYKVLAEYDTPGWDPAKAQDWVSGQVSQFKDQIKGVYAANDGTGGGAIAAMKAANLSPFPPVTGQDAELAGIQRILAGDQYMTVYKAIKPEAEKAAELAVGLTKGDKPKGDTTVDTAGGAAIQSFLLTPVSVTTDNIESTVVKDEFYGSDSAAKICTADYKAACDKYGIK, from the coding sequence ATGAAGATCGCCACCAAGAGAGCGGTCATCGCGTCGGCCGCGATCCTGCTCACAGCCGTCACCCTCACAGCGTGTTCGAACGGATCCGGAAACGGGTCCGGCGGAGGCAGCACCGGCGACGCCGCCAACGCCCAGATCGGCCTCCTCCTCCCGGACTCGGTCACCGCCCGTTACGAGGCGGCCGACAAGCCCTTCTTCGAGGCGAAGGTCAAGGAGCTCTGCTCCGGCTGCAAGGTCCTCTACGCGAACGCCGACGGAGACGCCAGCAAGCAGCAGCAGCAGGCGGAGTCGATGCTCACCCAGGGCGTCAAGGTGCTCGTGCTCGACCCGTTCGACGGCGAGGCCGCCGCATCCATCGTGGGTGAGGCCAAAGCCAAGAACGTTCCGGTCATCTCCTACGACCGCCTGATCAACAGCCCCGACAGCGACTACTACATCTCGTTCGACAACGAGAAGGTCGGCCAGCTGCAGGGTCAGGCCCTCGTCGACAAGCTCAAGAAGGACGGCGTGCCCTCGGGCAGCGGCATCCTCATGGTCAACGGATCCCCGACCGACAACAACGCGACCCTCTTCAAGAAGGGCGCGCACAGCGTCATCGACTCCAGCGGCTACAAGGTGCTCGCCGAGTACGACACACCAGGATGGGACCCCGCGAAGGCCCAGGACTGGGTGTCCGGCCAGGTCTCGCAGTTCAAGGACCAGATCAAGGGCGTCTACGCGGCGAATGACGGCACCGGCGGTGGCGCCATCGCGGCCATGAAGGCGGCCAACCTGAGCCCGTTCCCGCCCGTCACCGGACAGGACGCGGAACTCGCGGGCATCCAGCGCATCCTCGCCGGCGACCAGTACATGACTGTGTACAAGGCCATCAAGCCGGAGGCGGAGAAGGCCGCGGAGCTCGCGGTCGGTCTCACCAAGGGTGACAAGCCCAAGGGCGACACCACGGTCGACACCGCGGGCGGCGCAGCGATCCAGTCCTTCCTGCTGACCCCGGTGTCGGTGACGACGGACAACATCGAGAGCACGGTCGTCAAGGACGAGTTCTACGGCTCCGACTCGGCAGCCAAGATCTGCACCGCCGACTACAAGGCCGCGTGCGACAAGTACGGCATCAAGTAA
- the hemC gene encoding hydroxymethylbilane synthase — MSGTVTRVDGAAERREGVLRIGTRGSALAVAQTTAVAESIARATGLDVELVTVTTHGDTSRESLAQLGGTGVFATALRDALRAGEVDLVVHSLKDLPTAPAPGLVIGAVPKRADARDTLAARDGLTLETLPEGARVGTGSPRRVAQLKSQRPDLDVVDLRGNVDTRLRMVTDGELDAVVLAAAGLSRLGRLDAVTDYFPLSLVPTAPGQGALALEVRAGDEKGRGPIARALSAVDHVTTHASVTAERHVLAGLEAGCAAPIGATALVDDGLLFLTATVYRPDGTEKLTASHAATPDSLSAAHLDEAAQDVGARVVAELLEAGAASLAPLGSDR; from the coding sequence GTGAGCGGGACCGTGACGAGGGTCGACGGCGCCGCCGAGCGCCGCGAGGGCGTGCTGCGCATCGGCACCCGCGGCAGCGCGCTGGCGGTCGCACAGACGACGGCCGTCGCCGAGTCCATCGCGCGCGCGACCGGGCTGGATGTCGAACTCGTCACGGTGACCACCCACGGCGACACATCGCGAGAGTCTCTGGCTCAGCTCGGCGGCACGGGCGTGTTCGCGACCGCCCTGCGCGACGCCCTGCGCGCCGGCGAAGTCGACCTCGTCGTGCACTCGCTCAAGGACCTCCCGACTGCGCCCGCTCCCGGGCTCGTCATCGGCGCCGTCCCCAAGCGCGCCGATGCCCGCGACACCCTCGCCGCGCGTGACGGTCTGACGCTCGAGACCCTCCCCGAGGGTGCCCGCGTCGGAACCGGATCGCCTCGCCGCGTCGCCCAGCTGAAGTCGCAGCGTCCCGACCTCGACGTCGTCGACCTGCGCGGCAACGTCGACACGCGTCTCCGCATGGTGACCGACGGCGAGCTGGATGCGGTGGTGCTCGCCGCGGCGGGCCTCAGCCGTCTCGGCCGCCTCGACGCCGTGACCGACTACTTCCCGCTGTCGCTCGTCCCGACCGCTCCGGGCCAGGGCGCGCTCGCGCTCGAGGTCCGTGCCGGAGATGAGAAGGGCCGCGGGCCGATCGCCCGGGCGCTCTCAGCGGTCGACCATGTCACCACCCACGCGTCGGTGACCGCCGAGCGCCACGTGCTCGCCGGTCTCGAGGCGGGATGCGCCGCTCCCATCGGTGCCACCGCCCTCGTCGACGACGGCCTGCTCTTCCTCACGGCGACCGTGTACCGACCCGACGGCACGGAGAAGCTCACCGCATCCCACGCCGCCACCCCCGACTCCCTCAGCGCCGCTCACCTCGACGAGGCCGCACAGGATGTCGGCGCCCGCGTGGTCGCCGAGCTGCTGGAGGCCGGCGCCGCGTCGCTTGCTCCACTCGGGAGCGATCGATGA
- the hemB gene encoding porphobilinogen synthase, producing MRRLTAETRLHPAELILPLFVREGATEAVPIASMPGVSQHGLDSLKRVANEAAEAGVGGLMLFGVPEERDAIGSGATDPDGILNVATRVLADEVGDALVVQTDLCLDEFTDHGHCGVLDARGHVDNDATLLRYRDMAVAQAEAGSQLLGLSGMMDGQVAAVREALDETGHTDVVILAYAAKYASGFYGPFREAVDSQLSGDRRAYQQDPANRREGLREARLDLEEGADILMVKPALSYLDVLSDVAAISDVPVWAYQVSGEYAMVEAAAANGWIDRDRIIEETLIGARRAGADAIMTYWATEVAGWLR from the coding sequence ATGCGCCGGCTGACCGCCGAGACCCGCCTCCACCCCGCCGAGCTGATCCTCCCGCTCTTCGTCCGAGAGGGCGCCACCGAGGCCGTTCCGATCGCCTCGATGCCCGGTGTCTCCCAGCACGGCCTCGATTCGCTGAAGCGCGTCGCGAACGAGGCTGCTGAGGCCGGCGTCGGCGGTCTGATGCTGTTCGGCGTCCCGGAGGAGCGCGACGCCATCGGCTCCGGAGCGACCGATCCCGACGGCATCCTCAACGTCGCGACGCGGGTGCTCGCCGACGAGGTGGGCGACGCGCTCGTGGTCCAGACCGACCTGTGCCTCGACGAGTTCACCGACCACGGCCACTGCGGGGTTCTGGATGCGCGCGGTCACGTCGACAACGACGCCACCCTCCTCCGCTACCGCGACATGGCGGTCGCGCAGGCGGAGGCCGGCTCGCAGCTCCTCGGCCTCAGCGGGATGATGGACGGCCAGGTCGCCGCCGTCCGCGAGGCCCTCGATGAGACCGGGCACACGGATGTCGTCATCCTGGCCTACGCGGCCAAGTACGCCTCCGGCTTCTACGGACCCTTCCGCGAGGCCGTCGACTCGCAGCTCTCCGGCGACCGCCGCGCCTACCAGCAGGACCCGGCGAACCGCCGCGAGGGCCTGCGCGAGGCGCGTCTCGACCTGGAGGAGGGCGCCGACATCCTCATGGTGAAGCCGGCGCTCAGCTACCTCGACGTTCTCAGCGATGTCGCCGCGATCAGCGATGTCCCGGTCTGGGCGTACCAGGTGTCGGGGGAGTACGCGATGGTGGAGGCCGCGGCGGCCAACGGCTGGATCGACCGCGACCGGATCATCGAGGAGACGCTGATCGGCGCACGCCGCGCCGGCGCCGACGCGATCATGACCTACTGGGCGACGGAGGTGGCCGGGTGGCTGCGATGA
- a CDS encoding ROK family transcriptional regulator has protein sequence MATQRRTPGSQTSLREANRARIVDAIKKHGGLTQVELAGATGLSPATVSNIVKELSTSGVLHTTQSIRSGRRAQHVTLAHALGLVVGVHFSTRHLRVALADVAHTVVAENHMPLARDHRADNELDKVSLLLNDMLESVDASRDDLLAVGIAVPAPIDRATGTIARSGIMRGWDGVVIAESMERRIKRPVFVDNAANLAALGESRFGAGRGKRNTITIDVGDGIGAGLLLNGQLFRGNHGVAGEFGHTTIRENGPLCRCGNRGCLEALAGGPAILDELRDHLGSLKLGDVVLQAMAGDARCIRAIGDAGRHIGVATANLCNLIDPERVIVGGELSRAGELLLGPMRHAVERSIIVNPDLMPDIVQAQLGMRAAALGAVAYAVDCVSISPDGVSF, from the coding sequence GTGGCAACGCAGCGACGAACTCCGGGTTCGCAGACTTCACTTCGTGAAGCCAACCGAGCCCGCATCGTCGACGCCATCAAGAAGCACGGAGGCCTCACGCAGGTCGAGCTGGCGGGGGCGACAGGGCTCTCCCCGGCGACCGTCTCGAACATCGTCAAGGAGCTCTCGACCTCCGGCGTCCTGCATACGACGCAGAGCATCCGTTCGGGCCGCCGCGCCCAGCACGTCACGCTGGCGCACGCGCTCGGCCTCGTCGTCGGCGTGCACTTCTCGACCAGGCACCTGCGCGTCGCGCTGGCGGACGTCGCCCACACCGTCGTCGCCGAGAACCACATGCCGCTCGCCCGTGACCACCGCGCCGACAACGAGCTCGACAAGGTCTCGCTGCTCCTGAACGACATGCTCGAATCGGTGGACGCGTCCCGCGACGACCTGCTCGCCGTCGGGATCGCGGTCCCCGCTCCGATCGACCGGGCGACCGGGACGATCGCCCGCAGCGGCATCATGCGCGGCTGGGACGGCGTCGTGATCGCCGAGTCGATGGAACGCCGGATCAAGCGCCCGGTGTTCGTGGACAACGCCGCCAACCTCGCGGCTCTCGGTGAATCGCGTTTCGGCGCAGGACGCGGCAAGCGCAACACCATCACGATCGACGTCGGCGACGGGATCGGCGCCGGCCTGCTGCTCAACGGCCAGCTGTTCCGCGGAAACCACGGCGTCGCCGGCGAATTCGGCCACACGACGATCCGCGAGAACGGACCGCTCTGCCGCTGCGGCAACCGCGGCTGCCTGGAGGCTCTGGCCGGTGGACCCGCCATCCTGGACGAGCTGCGCGACCACCTCGGCAGCCTCAAGCTCGGCGACGTCGTCCTGCAGGCGATGGCCGGGGACGCGCGCTGCATCCGCGCGATCGGCGACGCGGGCCGCCACATCGGCGTGGCGACGGCGAACCTCTGCAACCTGATCGATCCGGAGCGCGTGATCGTGGGCGGCGAGCTGTCCCGCGCGGGCGAGCTGCTGCTCGGCCCGATGCGGCATGCCGTCGAGCGCTCGATCATCGTCAACCCGGACCTCATGCCGGACATCGTCCAGGCCCAGCTCGGGATGCGCGCCGCCGCGCTCGGGGCCGTGGCCTACGCCGTCGACTGCGTCTCGATCTCGCCGGACGGCGTCTCGTTCTGA
- a CDS encoding uroporphyrinogen-III synthase, whose product MTNTAPIPKPLAGWRVLVPRGGPWGDSVAADLRAKGASPVVAAMINFAPTADASALEAALARLANGEFDWMTVTSATTVDVLSAQRAVVPPTTRVAAVGETTAAALAAAGYHVDLVPSEDNSARGLLAEWEAATQGAFPLRVLTLRSEIAKPLLTEGLRRIGHDVESVVAYRTVGVPVPEKVITDVRDGLVQAILVTSGSVAEQVQKQLGPVPESTLIAAIGPQTARDARSFGLRVDVIAAERTAASLIDAVVQVAQARAAEDD is encoded by the coding sequence ATGACGAACACCGCTCCGATTCCGAAGCCGCTCGCCGGCTGGCGCGTGCTCGTGCCGCGCGGCGGTCCGTGGGGCGACTCCGTCGCTGCCGACCTGCGGGCGAAGGGCGCATCACCGGTCGTCGCCGCGATGATCAACTTCGCGCCGACCGCAGACGCGTCGGCGCTCGAGGCCGCCCTCGCCCGGCTGGCGAACGGCGAGTTCGACTGGATGACGGTCACGAGCGCAACGACAGTGGATGTGCTCAGCGCCCAGCGCGCCGTCGTCCCGCCCACGACACGGGTCGCCGCGGTGGGCGAGACGACCGCCGCCGCACTCGCCGCCGCCGGCTATCACGTCGACCTGGTGCCCTCCGAGGACAACTCAGCCCGCGGCCTGCTCGCGGAATGGGAGGCGGCCACCCAGGGCGCCTTCCCCTTGCGCGTCCTCACCCTCCGCTCGGAGATCGCGAAGCCCCTCCTGACCGAGGGGCTGCGTCGCATCGGGCACGATGTCGAGTCGGTCGTCGCCTACCGGACCGTCGGCGTGCCGGTGCCCGAGAAGGTCATCACCGACGTGCGCGACGGGCTCGTGCAGGCGATCCTGGTCACCAGCGGCTCGGTCGCCGAGCAGGTGCAGAAGCAGCTCGGCCCCGTCCCGGAGTCGACGCTGATCGCGGCCATCGGTCCGCAGACGGCGCGCGACGCCCGTTCGTTCGGCCTCCGGGTCGATGTCATCGCGGCCGAGCGCACCGCCGCATCCCTCATCGACGCGGTCGTGCAGGTCGCGCAGGCGCGCGCCGCGGAGGACGACTGA
- a CDS encoding sugar ABC transporter permease — protein MTKAPETPAELAADLQDERIIRDEGLGGAVRAFGRRVRGGDLGSLPVVIGLVVIWVVFQILNPNFLSANNLVNLTLQCAAIGTISIGIVLVLLLGQIDLSVGSVSGVAAAILGVGFTQLHWPLWLTVIVAILAGSAIGLLYGFLFTRFGVPSFVITLAGLLGFLGLQLWILGANSSINIPYDSWIVKFAQQWFLPPWAAYALAVIAAGGMFFSDFRRNVRRRNAGLSEGSMAVVAIKAALLLVGLCISVWYLSTDRGTGAMFLFFVVLVIVMNFLLTRTRWGRSVFAVGGSVEAARRAGIRVNRVFISVFILCSTFAAVGGLLAAARLASVGAGSGGTDTNLNAIAAAVIGGTSLFGGRGSAWSALLGILVIQSISNGLTLLNLDSSYRFMITGAVLLLAVIIDSLSRRSRASHGQA, from the coding sequence ATGACAAAGGCACCAGAGACGCCGGCCGAGCTGGCGGCGGACCTCCAGGACGAGCGGATCATCCGCGACGAGGGGCTCGGCGGAGCGGTCCGCGCCTTCGGACGCCGGGTGCGCGGCGGCGACCTCGGATCGCTGCCGGTCGTCATCGGACTCGTCGTGATCTGGGTCGTGTTCCAGATCCTCAACCCAAACTTCCTCAGCGCGAACAACCTGGTCAACCTGACGCTGCAGTGCGCCGCGATCGGCACGATCTCGATCGGCATCGTGCTGGTGCTGCTGCTCGGCCAGATCGACCTGTCGGTCGGGTCGGTGAGCGGTGTCGCCGCGGCCATCCTCGGGGTCGGCTTCACCCAGCTGCACTGGCCGCTGTGGCTCACGGTGATCGTCGCCATCCTCGCCGGTTCGGCGATCGGGCTGCTCTACGGCTTCCTGTTCACCCGCTTCGGCGTCCCGAGCTTCGTGATCACGCTGGCCGGTCTGCTCGGCTTCCTCGGCCTCCAGCTGTGGATCCTCGGCGCGAACAGCTCGATCAACATCCCCTACGACTCGTGGATCGTGAAGTTCGCGCAGCAGTGGTTCCTCCCGCCGTGGGCGGCGTACGCGCTGGCGGTGATCGCGGCGGGCGGGATGTTCTTCTCCGACTTCCGGCGCAACGTCCGCCGCCGCAACGCCGGGCTCTCTGAGGGATCGATGGCGGTGGTCGCCATCAAGGCCGCGCTGCTGCTCGTCGGACTGTGCATCAGCGTCTGGTACCTGTCCACCGACCGCGGCACGGGAGCGATGTTCCTGTTCTTCGTCGTGCTCGTGATCGTGATGAACTTCCTCCTCACCCGCACCCGCTGGGGCCGCTCGGTCTTCGCGGTCGGCGGCTCGGTGGAGGCGGCCCGTCGAGCCGGTATCCGCGTCAACCGCGTCTTCATCAGCGTGTTCATCCTGTGTTCGACCTTCGCGGCCGTCGGCGGCCTGCTCGCCGCCGCCCGCCTGGCGTCGGTGGGAGCGGGCTCTGGTGGAACCGATACCAACCTGAACGCGATCGCGGCGGCGGTGATCGGCGGAACGAGCCTGTTCGGTGGACGCGGTTCGGCGTGGTCGGCGCTGCTCGGCATCCTGGTCATCCAGTCGATCTCGAACGGTCTGACGCTCCTCAACCTGGACTCGTCGTACCGCTTCATGATCACGGGCGCCGTGCTGCTGCTCGCCGTGATCATCGACTCGCTGTCGCGGCGCTCGAGGGCGTCGCACGGCCAAGCCTAG